A window of Cryptomeria japonica chromosome 3, Sugi_1.0, whole genome shotgun sequence contains these coding sequences:
- the LOC131074551 gene encoding aspartyl protease AED1-like produces the protein MSSTYKYLNCASQQCQSLGACPNNDNNVNCTRTQEYGDKSEVDELTSSETLTVGSQPVEDFVFGCASAASGLIQRSPGLVGFGRDALSFVSQTTMPYDKLVSIPEGTFTFNKSTGSGTIIDSGTVITRLVEPAYNSMRDTFSRQLSNLTQASPTELFDTC, from the exons ATGTCGTCTACGTATAAGTATCTCAACTGCGCTTCTCAGCAGTGTCAGAGTTTGGGTGCCTGTCCGAACAACGATAACAATGTTAACTGTACCCGTACTCAAGAGTATGGCGACAAGTCGGAGGTGGACGAGCTCACGTCGTCTGAGACGCTAACTGTGGGCTCTCAGCcggtggaggattttgtcttcGGATGTGCGAGTGCGGCGAGCGGACTCATCCAGCGCTCGCCTGGATTGGTTGGGTTTGGGAGGGATGCTCTCTCCTTCGTTTCTCAGACGACCATGCCATATGACA AGCTTGTTTCCATCCCAGAGGGGACCTTCACCTTCAACAAATCGACGGGAAGTGGGACTATCATAGATTCGGGAACAGTTATCACTCGACTGGTGGAGCCCGCTTACAATTCAATGAGAGATACTTTCAGTCGTCAGCTCTCCAATCTGACTCAGGCTAGTCCCACGGAGCTTTTTGATACCTGTTAG